The DNA window GTCGTTCACGCTTCGTCTTTGCTCTCGCTTGCTCAGGCGGTCACCGTGGATTCAGCAAGGTCGTGTGGACGGTCAGAgagcacgtcggcggcggcgcctcgcCGTGCATCACGCTGTTCTACCACAGCTTCGACGGTGAGCAAGGTAATAGCCACCGATGATTTTCGTGATAGCCTAACGATGAAATGCTTTGTATTCCATTTCTTTAAGAAATCAAACAAGCTTGCTGTGCATTTTTAACTTTGGTATATATTAGCAAGCAGCCAAGCACTGCATGCCAACGGCATCCTGCTCTGCGTCCACGTCCCTTCAtttattgcatgctatctaaatagtcattaaaaaatttaaaaaaaaattgtgaagatagattaaataagatatatcattacacaaacatgcaaggtcaaatatgacttctgcaatctatatttgttattttttttgtggattatagaagttatatttgaacttgcatgtttgtgtagtgatatatcttatattgaTCTatctttatgatttttttaaaattttttaatgactatagatagcatgcaataaaCGAGTGGATATCCACTCGATGGTATAAAATAGTTTCCCCTGTAGCGGAAGTGGGATATATTTCCCTGCATATGCAACGcgcttttctcctttttcatcGTGGAAAAGCTTGCTAAACCCCCACGATGTGCAGCAGCGGTACAGCGAGCTTCATGCGCACACAGGCACACTATACACTACTAGAGGCATCATGGCAAACATTTCTGgaggataaaaaagaaattgaggACAGAAAAGCAGCAGAGCACTACTGCAATATGCATATACtagtacatgcatgcacctcATTTTATTCAGAGAACCTAATCAACCTATCAAGTGCACTATGGACAAAAATCTTGAAAACAATAGTGATGTTAGAGTGTACAATATCATCGCACGTTCTGAAAATTTTGCAGACATaagaaagaggaaaaagataaatgtGAGGGatcaattcaatttataaaccaacatttcaaaaattttaaaattttaattgtgaGCGTTACTACGCGtgcagtagaaattttataatggtaaaattgaaagtaaaatatataacatcgtgataaatttgtgtgttatatattatgttaaaataaataaattggtaatatatattatcaaagattcaaataaaatgtttaacatACTTATAAAGTTacataattagatttaaatttaatacagTAACCTTAGTGTAAGATAAACTAACATCGGTTAGCCAGGTTTTCCGGGCGACCTGGACGTGTACGTGACGTACGAGCTGCGGAGCCCGTACGTGCTGGCCGTGCGCATgaacgcgacggcgcggggcaAGGCCACCCCGGTGAACCTCGCGCACCACGCCTACTGGAACCTCGGCGGCCACGGCAGCGGCACCGTCCTCGACGAGACGGTGCAGCTCTTCGCGTCCCGGTACACGCCCGTGGACGCCGCGCTCATCCCGACGGGGCGGctcgcgcccgtcgccggcacgCCCTACGACTTCCgccgcggggcggcggcgcgcgtggGCTCGCGCGTCGGCGTCCCCGGCGGCGTCTCCGGGTACGACACCAACTACGCcgtggacggcgccggcgcgggcggtcATCAGCGGCGGCTACGGCCCGTGGCGGTCGTCCGGGACGGCGCGACGGGGCGGGCGATGGAGCTGTGGGCCGACCAGCCCGGCGTGCAGTTCTACACGGGCAACGGGCTCGCCGGCGTGCGCGGCAAGGACGGCAGGGTGTACGGCCGGTACGGCGCGCTGTGCCTGGAGACGCAGGGGTTCCCCGACGCCGTGAACCACCCGAGCTTCCCGTCGCAGATCGTCCGGCCGGGGCAGGTGTACGAGCACAACATGGTGTTCAGGTTCTCCTTCTTCTAGCTAAGCTATAGCGCTAGTCATATGCATGCATCCGGCTCGCCGGATGCACTGTCACGTTGAGAGTTTTTGCTAGAAGAAATGAAGAATAATAATAGCACGCGCATGTTTCTGTGCTTCGTCCTCCTTGACTTCAGTCAACAATTGAAGGTGTTTTGGAAACTCTCTTGATATCGTCGCTTGGTCTTGCTCTCCAGTagtgggaaaaaaaacttctcCATCGTATTATTCATACCGACGTTAAAAACATGAAATTCCAAAAACATCTTTAAATGGAAAACTTAAACTTTCAACATAATGTTACTATATGATATAGGCCACGTTCGACGTAGCAAGTTACATATCTAACTcatctcgttttccacgcacaCGCTTCTCGAATTGCTAAacgttatattttttaaaaaaattttctataagaaagttattttaaaaaatcatattaatctatttcatatctttttaataattaattaatcatgtattaatctattactacgttttatgcgccggataactaaccctcacCCAATCCACTGCCAAACGAGGCCATAATAGTATTACTATAATATAGCCAGTGGCAAATCTGCCATGCGTGCACGCTAGGGTCTCTAGCCCCCACTTATAAAGATCCTTCtaattaaggtggtgtttagattgagaaaatttttaggagaagtgtcacgttaaatgtttgaccgaatatcggaaggggttttcggacatgaatgaaaaaatgaatttcacagctagcctagaaaccgcgagacgaatcttttgagcctaattaatctgtcattagcacatgttggttactgtagcacttatggttaatcatgggctaattaggctcaaaagattcatctgaagatttcttccataactgtgcaattagttttggttcatctatgtttaatactttatttaggtgtccaaaaatttgatgtgatgtttttggaaaaaaaatttgagaactaaataaggcctaagTCTCCACTAAATTTTCATTCATAGGTTTATAGAAAGAGAAGCAAGAGTTCtttctaaaaacaattttatcatccttgagtaggtatcaagaggtaccactgttttctacgtaaaatttggtacctcttgataccttaggtactagaagatatcaaatgttatatagaaaaaaaatgatatctcCTGATAGCTTcttaaggatggaaaaaaaacttttttttctaaagattGAAGAAGAGATATTCAACTCCACTATTACTTTTTCTGCATCCACCCccaatataacatatataatctTACTTTTTAAAACCATCACATCACATTTAGATTTCCGTGGcacataggaaaaaaattatagattacgtcaaaatttgtatagagagaaaagaagaaaaatcataagacacattttttctacaacttaTGTACCCGaagttaaaatatagttacaaCGTAGTTACTATAATTATGCTATATTAATATTAgaatattttcttctcaaaGACTTATGGAAACTTTTAAGATATTCTCATGCAAAACTGCTACATGTAACAAAGTGCCGGGGGGCTGATTACTTATGCAGCATTAGTTAAGAGTGAAGCAACCGAAACCACCAAAAAGAGAATCCCAAACAAATGAACgaaagcaaacaaaatatttgttctagggtttttttaccatcataaaaagtatctcaagatatcaagaattttagtacaaatttttgatacctcaagatacaatGTATCTCAAAATATCacactttttatataaaaaaatggtaccttaagatacttttaaaaaaactgaaagttccatcctaaaatataactacatataacagataaataacattttaataattaattagctacagTTTATCACACAGACATCAAGCCATCTGAAACCACAAAAACATAGGTGGCCCGTCATCCGCAGCATGCCGGCCCGGCATCGATCCATTCGAGCGTCGATCACGCGGAGCCAATTAACCGATATCCACTCCACCAcaacacacacgcacacacgcaCTCTTAACGCTGAGCACAAAATAAGCTAACTGCACTATTACGAGATATACATAAAGAGGAACGCTCCGAAGGTGCCCTGGTTGCTTGTTCGATCACTCCTCCGGTGCAGCAGGCGCGGtggtcaccgccgcctccttgtTTTCACCGGAATTTTCAGCTTCGCTCACACTCTctctgccgctgccgccgcgcggaccgccgctgccgccgacaTCTCAGGGATGGCCAGTGCAGGTTTTGCGCCCTGTGAAAAAATGTGCATGCCAATCAACGTATCCACGTACATGTAAACAAAATATGATACACGCTGAGCGATAGATCTTCATAAGTAAAGCCTGTATGTCCATATGCTAGTTATGGgaacaaaattaaatgaagTTAAATACTATCGAGAAATCGTATGGCTTAAGCCGAAGCAACAACTTTCGAAGTAACTAAAAGAACAATGAGAGGAGTGGCGAAGTCAAAGTCGAAAAGAAGAtttctcgtttttttttctctcatacaAAACCGTGTATGAGACTTTTATCTTCCATAACTCCTAagtgataaaaaaagaagaactagtctttcttttttttttaatttacctTCCTTAGGACCGAATACATTTCTTTTCGAAATcgattataaacaaaagctcATACACTCATGTCGTATCGATTGCATCAAGCGGCTCATTTATGAATTTACCACTCCTTATGTCTACGATAAAGTATTGGATAATCAAAGCATGTATGTCCATATGTCAGTTATGGGAACAAAATTAAATgtagttaaatattttatcaggttgttaaaaataagttattttggacATTACAAAATCAACGTTATAAGCTTTGATTATCCAATCCTTTTGAAAAGAAGTTACATAACCGGTCCATAATATTACAAGCTAAGTCGTtgctatgaaaaaaaaacttgaataCATCGTATCATATACTTAAACCTGTCTgtaatgagttttttttatcatccttaaaaaaatacattgaggtaccataatttttaatgtagAAACTTAGTATCTTATATATCAGAATtttgcattaaaatttttggtaactcAAATTACTTCTCACaaaggatagtaaaaaaaaccattcgTAATACTTTCTTAAGGAACAAACGTTGGTGAAGGTATACGGTGAATATGCCACCAGCCACATCACCAATTTCATTGTCATGGGAAAATAAGGAAGCTTTGGGGGCTCATTacctaaattttataaaataaatagatgagAAATATAAATGAGTGGGTAAAAATGGGTTAATGCCAATGTTTTTAAATCCATTGGAAAGCAATCGATCggctagtatttttttaatggtatttattatcaaatttaactCGTTTTAGTGAACGTGGAGCATCTCTAGCAATATCTTCTTTTTCAGAAAATGGGTCcgccctcttttttttcaagatcCTAAAACTATGTCCAACTCTAGCAATGCCCCTCATTTCTTACCcccttcttctcttttttctatttcaatGTACACCGACTACATTCAATTAGAGAATAGACACTCTATCAACTTCTTTTTCAATTCTCTTCCTCACATGAAACACATAAAGCACATCCACAAATGCATGACACCTACATTGGGGGCTGTGAGTGTAATTTGGGGATGATCCTATTTTAGGGGATCTAATAGGGTGTAACATAGCTCAACTGGTTATACTCCTTATGATAAAAACTGCTCACCTAACTTCAAGTCTTAGACTTGACACGGTATTtgtatttatagttaatttttttatgattggtGACGTACCTGTTGATAGAGGGATActtatgtatgtgtgtattaATGGGGTGAGCATACTGCCTTAGAGCAAGTACTACAAGCctatgatttatatttaaaagtgtTCGTCTGATTGGCTTAAAGAAGTAAGGATAAAGAGGGTGAACCCCCTCTCATTCAGAGACAACCTTTAAACAagtgcaaaaaaattataaagattaGCGTGCgagtaaacaaataaaatggtgTTGGAGTTTATGTCTTAGAGGTGATAGCGATCTCTACCGTAAATTTTGCTCTGAGCACCTTTGTACTGtgttttacattaaaaaaaatactcatgttaattatatatattttaaaataacgtGTTCTTATGACCGGAGGAAGTATTCGATGAACATGGATAGACTCACAACCTCGTTTCCGTAGGTTTGCT is part of the Oryza brachyantha chromosome 2, ObraRS2, whole genome shotgun sequence genome and encodes:
- the LOC102711675 gene encoding galactose mutarotase-like, with amino-acid sequence MARAVLPLTVLALCLAALVFSSRAGADAAAGRKMVGVYELKKGDFSIRVTNWGATLMSVVLPDSNGNLGDVVLGYDTVAEYVNGTAYFGGLIGRVANRVANARFTLDGKTYRLFRNDGNNSLHGGHRGFSKVVWTVREHVGGGASPCITLFYHSFDGEQGFPGDLDVYVTYELRSPYVLAVRMNATARGKATPVNLAHHAYWNLGGHGSGTVLDETVQLFASRYTPVDAALIPTGRLAPVAGTPYDFRRGAAARVGSRVGVPGGVSGYDTNYAVDGAGAGGHQRRLRPVAVVRDGATGRAMELWADQPGVQFYTGNGLAGVRGKDGRVYGRYGALCLETQGFPDAVNHPSFPSQIVRPGQVYEHNMVFRFSFF